The following coding sequences are from one Mycobacterium bourgelatii window:
- a CDS encoding lipocalin-like domain-containing protein: MSDLRQALLGGWWLESFVTRNEDTGEQRNTFGEHPSGLILYTADGHMSAQLTPGPGAEYISYGGRFDVDDAAGTVRHDVSIATMPELLQQPLFRHARVDGDRLTLSASTTSASGTRLHSTLVWRRRADG, from the coding sequence ATGAGCGATCTGCGTCAGGCCCTGCTGGGCGGTTGGTGGCTGGAGTCGTTCGTCACCCGGAATGAGGACACCGGTGAACAGCGGAACACGTTCGGCGAGCACCCGAGCGGCCTGATCCTCTACACCGCTGACGGTCACATGTCCGCGCAATTGACGCCGGGCCCGGGCGCCGAATACATCTCCTACGGCGGCCGCTTCGATGTCGACGATGCGGCCGGGACGGTGCGCCACGATGTTTCTATAGCGACAATGCCGGAGTTGTTGCAGCAGCCACTGTTTCGTCACGCTCGGGTCGACGGCGACCGGCTGACACTCTCGGCGAGCACGACCTCCGCGTCGGGCACGCGGCTGCACAGCACGCTGGTCTGGCGCCGCCGGGCCGACGGCTAG
- a CDS encoding PE domain-containing protein gives MSYVITAPEALAAAAGELAALGETIKGAAAAAASSTTGIAAAAADEVSTAIASLLGGYAQEFQSLTARTMVFHAEFERALSVAGAAYAAAEAASLSPLQSLLQPLFGGTVGPDVATVGAVLNWATDAVGLGGVLNFPSTVAAPGIDGVTGVKLGFSFIKIPVAGSFLGIPYGYEYPAPAFWYFPTQADGAVSAVGTTYLSHGFAAIGWFYQPLAIELAHQTNSVVVTPTIPFLPFPLGLWMSSPEMQQGVGSLFLGNQTALNIGAQQAGYHGILPSDFILTGHSAGGNLATMAASNYLNLGGDASLLKGVVMFDGVAGNATAFGDAIANLQAASIPVYSVIAPPQPWNANGTTAARLATLYAGQFYGVEIVGGSHVDSMIGGHPLVALAAQLVTGFSPPGATAAVYTLSTGWINDLYHGGTPAAPIYGIYGPGGPGTPYVPPGGQQIILGPATGIVLGG, from the coding sequence ATGTCGTATGTGATTACCGCGCCCGAGGCACTGGCCGCGGCGGCGGGGGAGCTGGCCGCGCTGGGCGAAACGATCAAGGGGGCCGCCGCAGCCGCGGCGTCGTCGACGACGGGGATTGCTGCGGCGGCCGCCGACGAGGTGTCGACGGCTATCGCGAGCTTGCTCGGCGGTTATGCGCAAGAGTTTCAATCGTTGACCGCGCGGACGATGGTGTTCCACGCTGAATTCGAGCGCGCGTTGAGCGTGGCGGGTGCCGCATACGCCGCCGCCGAGGCGGCGAGCCTTTCCCCGCTGCAGTCGCTGCTGCAACCGCTGTTCGGCGGGACGGTGGGCCCCGACGTCGCAACGGTGGGAGCGGTGCTCAACTGGGCCACGGACGCGGTCGGCCTGGGCGGGGTGCTGAACTTTCCCTCCACAGTGGCCGCTCCGGGAATCGACGGGGTGACCGGAGTCAAGCTCGGTTTCTCGTTCATCAAGATTCCGGTGGCCGGTTCATTCCTCGGCATTCCGTACGGGTATGAGTACCCCGCCCCCGCTTTCTGGTACTTCCCGACGCAGGCAGACGGTGCGGTGTCCGCCGTCGGAACCACCTATTTGTCCCACGGCTTCGCGGCGATCGGCTGGTTCTACCAGCCGCTGGCCATCGAGTTGGCGCACCAGACGAACAGTGTGGTGGTCACGCCCACCATTCCGTTTCTTCCCTTCCCCCTCGGCCTCTGGATGAGCAGTCCGGAGATGCAGCAGGGCGTGGGCTCATTGTTCCTGGGCAACCAGACAGCGCTGAACATCGGCGCACAACAAGCCGGTTACCACGGCATTCTGCCCTCGGATTTCATCCTGACCGGTCACTCCGCCGGCGGTAACCTCGCCACGATGGCAGCCAGCAATTACCTGAACCTCGGGGGCGACGCCAGCCTGCTTAAAGGGGTGGTGATGTTTGACGGGGTGGCCGGCAATGCGACGGCGTTCGGGGATGCGATCGCCAATTTGCAGGCAGCGAGTATCCCGGTGTATTCCGTGATCGCGCCGCCTCAGCCGTGGAACGCTAACGGCACGACCGCGGCACGGCTGGCCACTTTGTATGCGGGACAGTTCTACGGGGTCGAGATCGTCGGCGGTTCGCATGTCGACTCGATGATCGGTGGGCATCCCCTCGTCGCCCTCGCCGCCCAATTGGTGACCGGGTTCTCGCCGCCGGGCGCCACCGCGGCCGTCTATACCCTGTCCACTGGCTGGATCAACGACCTCTATCACGGGGGAACGCCCGCCGCCCCGATATACGGCATCTACGGACCCGGCGGACCCGGCACCCCGTACGTGCCGCCCGGCGGCCAGCAGATCATCCTGGGGCCGGCTACCGGAATCGTGCTGGGAGGCTAG
- a CDS encoding NAD-dependent epimerase/dehydratase family protein, whose product MTGADEARVPGAGQRALVMGASGNVGSSVVRHLARAGADVRVMLRKSSSTLGIDGFDVERVYGDIFDTESVTAAMSDRDVVYYCVVDPRAELRDPAPLFKTNVEGLRNVLDVAVNANLRRFVFMSTIGTIAVGVNGETVDEDTPFNWADQCGSYIESRRQAEQLVLSYAAERGLPAVVANVSNPYGPPDWQPRQGMIVQYAALGKLPFYIRGAGSEVVGIDDVAEALVLAAERGRVGQRYIISERYMTHREMATIAAQGGGARPPRIGLPMAAMHISGRIADAVSALTGRTLPMSRQSAKLVEMTSPASHAKATRELGWHPRPTEDFIRRAAENYVARARLPSR is encoded by the coding sequence ATGACGGGCGCAGACGAGGCTCGCGTGCCTGGCGCCGGCCAGCGCGCGCTGGTCATGGGTGCGAGCGGCAATGTGGGATCGTCGGTCGTTCGTCACCTCGCGCGCGCCGGCGCCGATGTCCGGGTGATGTTGCGAAAGTCCAGTTCCACACTGGGAATTGACGGATTCGACGTCGAGCGGGTTTATGGGGACATCTTCGACACCGAAAGCGTCACCGCGGCAATGTCGGACCGGGACGTCGTCTACTACTGCGTGGTGGACCCCAGGGCGGAATTGCGTGATCCCGCTCCGCTGTTCAAGACGAACGTCGAGGGCCTCCGCAATGTGCTCGACGTGGCCGTGAACGCCAACCTGCGGCGTTTCGTGTTCATGAGCACGATCGGCACGATCGCCGTCGGTGTGAACGGCGAAACCGTCGACGAGGACACACCTTTCAACTGGGCGGACCAGTGCGGCAGCTACATCGAATCGCGGCGCCAGGCTGAGCAACTGGTGCTGTCCTACGCTGCCGAGCGCGGACTGCCCGCCGTGGTGGCGAACGTGTCGAACCCTTATGGCCCACCGGATTGGCAGCCCCGGCAGGGGATGATCGTTCAATACGCCGCGCTGGGCAAGTTGCCGTTCTACATCCGCGGCGCGGGGTCGGAGGTCGTCGGCATCGACGACGTCGCCGAGGCGCTGGTATTGGCGGCGGAACGTGGACGGGTAGGCCAGCGCTACATCATTTCCGAGCGGTACATGACGCACCGGGAAATGGCCACCATTGCCGCACAGGGTGGCGGTGCCCGACCACCGCGCATCGGCCTGCCCATGGCAGCGATGCACATATCCGGTCGCATCGCCGATGCGGTCAGCGCGTTGACCGGCCGTACCCTTCCGATGAGCAGGCAAAGTGCGAAGTTGGTGGAGATGACGTCGCCGGCCAGCCACGCCAAGGCCACCCGCGAGCTGGGCTGGCATCCGAGGCCCACCGAAGACTTCATCCGACGCGCCGCCGAAAACTACGTCGCGAGAGCACGATTACCCAGTCGTTGA
- a CDS encoding thiolase family protein, whose protein sequence is MNEVAVIGVGLHPFGRFEGKTAMQMGVEAIFAAVADAGVRWSDIQAATGGSWTVANPDAIVAMVGLTGIPFTNVFNACATAASAVKACADGIRLGDYDIGIAVGLDKHPRGAFTEDPALVGMPRWYAENGQYLTTQFFGMKANRYLHDHGISQRTLAKVAAKNFRNGALNPNAFRRKPIPEDDILNSAMLNYPLTQYMFCAPDEGAAAAVLCRADIAHRYSDKPVYLKAIELRTRKYGAYEVNTTFAPVDEDVSPTVYAARAAFEKAGVSPDDVDVIQLQDTDAGAEIIHMAECGFCTDGDQEKLLADGATEIGGAMPINTDGGLIANGEPIGASGLRQIHEIVRQLRGQAGDRQVPGEPKVGFTQLYGAPGTSAATILTT, encoded by the coding sequence GTGAATGAAGTAGCCGTCATTGGCGTAGGCCTCCACCCCTTCGGGCGATTCGAGGGGAAGACCGCCATGCAAATGGGCGTCGAGGCGATCTTCGCCGCGGTGGCCGACGCCGGCGTGCGATGGTCCGATATTCAGGCGGCCACCGGCGGCAGCTGGACCGTCGCCAACCCGGACGCCATCGTCGCGATGGTGGGGCTGACCGGCATACCCTTCACCAACGTCTTCAATGCCTGCGCCACGGCGGCCAGCGCCGTCAAGGCGTGTGCCGACGGAATTCGACTGGGCGACTACGACATCGGCATCGCCGTCGGCTTGGACAAGCATCCACGGGGTGCTTTCACCGAAGATCCCGCACTGGTCGGGATGCCGCGCTGGTACGCCGAGAACGGCCAGTACCTCACCACTCAGTTCTTCGGCATGAAGGCCAATCGCTACCTGCACGACCACGGCATCTCCCAACGGACGCTGGCCAAGGTGGCGGCGAAGAACTTCCGCAACGGTGCGTTGAATCCGAATGCGTTCCGGCGCAAGCCAATACCCGAAGACGACATCCTCAACTCAGCGATGCTGAACTATCCGCTCACCCAGTACATGTTCTGCGCTCCGGATGAGGGTGCCGCGGCTGCGGTGCTGTGCCGGGCCGACATCGCCCATCGCTACTCCGACAAGCCGGTGTACTTGAAGGCGATCGAACTGCGCACCCGCAAGTACGGCGCGTACGAGGTGAACACCACCTTCGCCCCGGTCGACGAGGACGTCTCCCCCACCGTCTACGCCGCCCGGGCCGCATTCGAAAAGGCCGGTGTCAGCCCGGATGACGTCGACGTGATCCAACTGCAGGACACCGATGCCGGCGCCGAAATAATCCACATGGCCGAGTGCGGCTTCTGCACCGACGGAGACCAGGAGAAGCTGTTGGCCGACGGCGCCACCGAAATCGGGGGTGCGATGCCGATCAACACCGACGGCGGACTGATCGCCAATGGCGAGCCCATCGGCGCGTCGGGTCTGCGCCAGATTCACGAGATCGTCAGGCAATTGCGTGGCCAAGCCGGCGATCGCCAGGTTCCGGGCGAACCCAAGGTGGGCTTCACCCAGCTTTACGGGGCGCCCGGTACGTCGGCCGCAACGATTCTCACCACCTGA
- a CDS encoding serine/threonine-protein kinase: protein MSDGTAPTIGSRFGPYVLKRILGSGGMGTVYEAEDTVMDRTVALKLISGDYAQNEDYRRRLQREARIAGRLQDPHVVPIHATGEIDGHLYVDMRLINGIDLDTMLQNGPLPPAKAVSVVRQIASALDAAHAAGVLHRDVKPANILITADDFAYLVDFGIANAATEQRVTQLGDVLGTWAYMAPERFRGDAAQVTPRADTYALACVLFEAISGAPPFSGDTASLVGAHLSEPVPRVSARLGLPPALDDVIARGMAKRPEDRYATSGDFARAAEEALASLGGRTDTFTVPAATVPSATPTAAAPGPPGSPGQQTPPPFQAGRPAQPGRPSQPPIAPGPQWVPPPGQYGHPSGPLSGPAPIPVSGPWAQHPPPPAPKRTRWILVAAAIFLVMAVAAGFGIWALTGGDESTTKTAVDLSRLDVGSYNTKPRPLPGPTTTEQGKFLEAYRLAEGVVNPYDVDPVLDHVYGSATPDPAAAATTISGTGTPLTQPVLEKYGMITAYIVQGVSKRIQDFAREKFGDVLLVMVTSFPNDDAAAKAAAEMDAVDFAVNSENRPAQIPGHAKAKAHYRPGSPSIGATMPSGRLVVSVIVRSDENDNVAFLTQRVKRTLDLQTPLMDKVIPSVAIGVTSLPLDPDRMLSRLFVPAEQPQVSSTFGSMGPHAANFCADSPVRKDGLFEQADVDRCAFSTEGQLLRARDEASAKALLPKIIDAVRAEYIDHDVASPKALSDARCVEQKAEIVADNANGRFVCFVSFGRYIGSVWSNEEKDAQQRAAAQYAILVNSA from the coding sequence ATGAGCGACGGCACGGCACCAACGATCGGCAGCCGCTTTGGGCCCTATGTGCTCAAGCGGATTCTCGGTAGCGGCGGTATGGGCACGGTCTACGAAGCCGAAGACACCGTCATGGACCGGACAGTCGCGCTGAAGCTCATCTCGGGTGACTACGCCCAGAACGAGGACTACCGGCGGCGACTGCAGCGCGAAGCGCGCATCGCGGGACGACTGCAGGATCCACATGTTGTACCGATTCACGCCACCGGCGAGATCGACGGACACCTCTACGTCGATATGCGGCTGATCAATGGCATCGACTTGGACACGATGTTGCAGAACGGGCCGCTGCCGCCGGCGAAGGCGGTGTCCGTCGTGCGGCAGATCGCCTCGGCGCTGGATGCCGCACACGCCGCAGGAGTGCTGCATCGCGACGTCAAGCCCGCGAACATCTTGATCACGGCGGATGACTTCGCCTATCTGGTGGATTTCGGAATCGCCAACGCCGCCACCGAGCAGCGGGTGACGCAGCTGGGTGACGTGCTGGGCACCTGGGCGTACATGGCTCCGGAACGGTTCAGGGGCGACGCGGCCCAGGTCACCCCCAGGGCCGACACCTACGCCCTGGCGTGCGTGCTGTTCGAAGCCATCTCCGGGGCTCCACCGTTCTCCGGCGACACCGCGAGTCTGGTCGGTGCCCACCTGTCCGAGCCGGTGCCTCGGGTCAGTGCGCGATTGGGGCTGCCGCCGGCGTTGGACGACGTGATCGCCCGCGGCATGGCAAAACGACCGGAAGATCGATACGCGACCAGCGGTGACTTCGCCCGGGCGGCGGAGGAGGCGCTGGCCTCCCTGGGCGGCAGAACGGATACGTTCACCGTCCCGGCCGCGACGGTTCCCAGCGCGACTCCGACCGCCGCGGCGCCGGGCCCACCGGGTTCACCCGGACAGCAGACGCCCCCGCCGTTCCAGGCGGGCCGGCCGGCTCAGCCGGGCCGGCCTTCCCAGCCACCGATTGCACCCGGCCCGCAGTGGGTCCCGCCTCCAGGTCAGTACGGCCACCCGTCCGGGCCGCTGTCCGGTCCCGCGCCCATCCCCGTCTCCGGTCCTTGGGCGCAGCACCCGCCGCCCCCGGCCCCGAAGCGAACTCGCTGGATCCTCGTTGCCGCAGCGATTTTCCTGGTCATGGCCGTGGCGGCCGGATTCGGCATCTGGGCATTGACCGGTGGCGACGAATCCACCACTAAGACCGCCGTCGACCTCAGCAGACTCGACGTCGGCAGCTACAACACCAAGCCACGGCCCCTGCCGGGCCCCACCACAACCGAGCAGGGCAAGTTTCTCGAGGCCTATCGCCTAGCCGAAGGCGTGGTTAATCCATACGACGTCGACCCCGTGCTGGATCACGTCTACGGCAGCGCAACCCCCGACCCGGCGGCAGCGGCCACCACCATCTCCGGCACCGGCACTCCGCTGACTCAACCTGTGCTCGAGAAATACGGCATGATCACCGCGTACATCGTCCAGGGCGTCTCGAAGCGGATCCAGGATTTTGCCCGAGAGAAGTTCGGCGACGTCCTGTTGGTCATGGTGACGAGCTTCCCCAATGACGACGCCGCCGCCAAGGCCGCCGCCGAGATGGATGCCGTCGACTTCGCCGTCAACAGCGAAAACCGGCCCGCCCAAATCCCCGGCCATGCAAAGGCCAAGGCACACTATCGGCCTGGTTCCCCGTCGATCGGTGCGACCATGCCTTCGGGACGGCTGGTTGTCTCTGTGATCGTTCGCAGCGACGAAAACGACAATGTGGCGTTCTTGACCCAGCGGGTGAAGCGGACCTTGGACCTGCAGACACCGTTGATGGACAAGGTCATCCCGTCTGTGGCCATCGGAGTCACTTCGCTGCCGCTAGACCCCGATCGAATGCTCAGTCGGCTATTCGTCCCGGCCGAGCAACCACAGGTATCGAGCACCTTCGGCAGCATGGGTCCCCACGCGGCCAACTTCTGCGCCGACAGCCCAGTCCGCAAAGACGGGCTGTTCGAGCAGGCCGACGTCGACCGCTGCGCATTCAGCACCGAGGGCCAACTGCTGCGGGCTCGTGACGAGGCATCCGCAAAAGCATTGCTGCCCAAAATCATTGACGCGGTCCGCGCCGAATACATCGACCATGACGTGGCTTCGCCCAAGGCACTGAGCGACGCCCGCTGCGTCGAGCAGAAGGCGGAAATCGTGGCCGACAACGCCAATGGGCGCTTCGTATGTTTCGTATCGTTCGGCCGCTACATCGGCTCGGTGTGGAGTAACGAAGAGAAGGACGCCCAGCAGCGGGCCGCTGCTCAGTACGCGATCTTGGTCAACAGCGCCTAA
- a CDS encoding SDR family oxidoreductase has product MDKVIGRTVVVTGAARGIGFATAAALLARGARVVIGDRDQAALDAAVAELATVGSVYGHLVDVSDRRSFADFLDNARADGRGRIDVLINNAGVMPVGSFTDQSQQAIRSALEVNLYGVLNGCQLVLPEMVDRRSGHIVNIASMAGVMAIPGQVVYAATKYGVVGLSVAMADEFASRGVEVSVVLPPFTQTDLIAGTKSSGVGKPVGPEVVAAAVVGALDKPRTYVALPQPTRLVGPLVSMLGARGRRWFNKRIGADKLFLDDIDHTARRFYEERAQAALGVAERQ; this is encoded by the coding sequence ATGGATAAGGTCATCGGCAGGACAGTCGTCGTCACCGGTGCGGCCCGAGGTATCGGCTTCGCGACGGCGGCCGCCCTGCTGGCCCGGGGTGCGCGCGTCGTCATCGGAGACCGCGACCAGGCCGCGCTGGATGCCGCCGTGGCCGAATTGGCCACCGTCGGTTCGGTTTACGGTCATTTGGTCGACGTCTCCGACCGTCGGTCGTTCGCCGACTTCCTGGACAACGCCCGGGCCGACGGCAGGGGGCGCATCGACGTGCTGATCAACAACGCGGGCGTGATGCCCGTGGGCTCGTTCACCGACCAGTCGCAGCAGGCGATTCGCTCCGCTCTCGAGGTGAACCTTTATGGCGTGCTCAACGGCTGTCAGCTGGTACTGCCCGAGATGGTGGATCGGCGTAGCGGCCACATCGTCAACATCGCCTCGATGGCGGGTGTGATGGCGATTCCGGGACAGGTCGTCTACGCCGCAACCAAGTACGGCGTCGTCGGGCTCAGCGTGGCGATGGCCGACGAATTCGCTTCGCGGGGAGTCGAAGTGAGCGTGGTGCTGCCGCCCTTCACCCAGACCGATCTGATCGCGGGGACGAAGTCCTCCGGAGTGGGCAAACCGGTCGGGCCCGAGGTGGTAGCCGCGGCGGTCGTCGGCGCTCTGGACAAGCCGCGCACCTACGTGGCGTTGCCGCAGCCAACCCGTCTCGTCGGGCCGCTGGTGTCGATGCTGGGGGCGCGCGGTAGGCGTTGGTTCAACAAGAGAATCGGTGCGGACAAGCTGTTTCTCGATGACATCGACCACACGGCACGGCGGTTCTACGAAGAACGCGCTCAAGCCGCACTCGGCGTCGCGGAGCGTCAATGA
- a CDS encoding LLM class F420-dependent oxidoreductase, giving the protein MIAPPNAGIKVDGGIPLDLRRVPTVAAEVERRGYDGCWTGEINHDPFLPMLLAAEHTSKIELGTSIAVAFARSPMTVANLAWDLQSYSGGRFILGLGTQVRAHVEKRFSMPWSRPVARMREYVLALRAIWDCWQNGGRLSFEGDFYTHKLMTPMFTPEPLSGPLPKVFVAAVGAAMTRMCGEVADGVIAHAFTTRRYLDEVTLPALLDGVRHAGRERADVAVTCAVFVVTGRTDAELAAAAAATKKQIAFYASTPAYRNVLDLHGWADLHTELHRLSRQGEWDAMGALIDDEVLATFAVVAPLDQIADSLRTRCDGAVDRVLPALPGDLPASTVASILDELRGRKVPHGPNG; this is encoded by the coding sequence ATGATTGCCCCGCCCAATGCCGGAATCAAGGTCGACGGGGGCATTCCCCTGGACCTCCGACGGGTACCGACGGTCGCCGCCGAAGTCGAACGGCGCGGCTACGACGGCTGCTGGACCGGCGAGATCAACCACGATCCGTTTCTGCCAATGCTGTTGGCCGCCGAGCACACGTCGAAGATCGAGTTGGGTACCAGCATTGCGGTGGCTTTCGCGCGCAGTCCGATGACCGTCGCCAACCTCGCGTGGGATCTGCAGTCCTATTCCGGCGGCCGTTTCATCCTTGGGCTGGGCACACAGGTGCGCGCGCACGTCGAGAAGCGGTTCAGCATGCCCTGGAGCCGGCCGGTGGCACGGATGCGCGAATACGTCCTGGCGCTGCGCGCAATTTGGGACTGCTGGCAGAACGGAGGCCGGCTGAGCTTCGAGGGTGATTTCTACACGCACAAGCTCATGACGCCGATGTTCACGCCCGAGCCGCTATCCGGTCCGCTGCCAAAGGTTTTCGTGGCAGCCGTCGGTGCGGCGATGACGCGGATGTGCGGCGAGGTAGCCGACGGGGTCATCGCGCACGCGTTCACCACTCGGCGCTACCTGGACGAGGTGACCCTGCCGGCATTGCTGGACGGGGTACGGCACGCCGGTCGCGAGCGTGCTGACGTCGCGGTGACGTGCGCGGTGTTTGTGGTGACCGGCCGCACGGACGCGGAGTTGGCCGCCGCCGCCGCGGCCACGAAGAAGCAGATCGCCTTCTACGCGTCGACACCCGCCTATCGCAACGTGCTGGACCTGCACGGCTGGGCCGACCTGCACACGGAGTTGCATCGGTTGTCCCGGCAAGGGGAGTGGGATGCCATGGGCGCGTTGATCGATGACGAGGTGTTGGCGACCTTCGCCGTTGTTGCTCCCCTTGACCAGATCGCCGACTCGCTGCGCACCAGGTGCGACGGCGCGGTCGACCGCGTGTTGCCAGCCCTTCCAGGAGATTTGCCCGCGTCGACGGTGGCGAGCATCCTCGACGAGTTGCGCGGTAGAAAGGTTCCACATGGCCCAAATGGATAA
- a CDS encoding PE family protein: MSFLVAAPEALAAAAADLTQIGEAIEEAVAAAAPSTAGIVTAAADEVSLAVAQLFGGHAQDFQALTTRTMLLQAEFERALTSAGAAYAAAEAANVVPLQSLSLGRATLGAVLNSATNAAGLGGVLHFPSTVAVAGIDGVTGVEIGFSFLRIPIGGSVLGIPYGYEWPAPAFWYFPTQADGAVSANGTVYLQHGLGAIGWFYQPLAIELAGQTNSVVVTPTVPPFPLPFGPGIFSGELHQGVASMFLGDQTALNISAQAAGYQGTLPEQFILTGHSAGGGVAVTAAGDYVAAIGSNAAANNLLGVVLFDGADINFLHFAASITNLQAAGIPLYTVTAPPQLFNGFGIPTNYLVSMYPGQFVGVEIVGGSHIDPMLGAKPVIDFVGQLITGFSPPGATAAIYSLATGWINDFYAGGGPTNPIYGVYGSAGQHIALGPATGIVLPAR; this comes from the coding sequence GTGTCGTTTCTGGTTGCGGCTCCGGAAGCCCTCGCCGCGGCAGCGGCGGACCTGACCCAAATCGGCGAGGCCATCGAGGAGGCGGTCGCCGCCGCAGCGCCCTCGACGGCGGGGATTGTCACGGCCGCCGCGGATGAGGTGTCGCTGGCTGTTGCGCAGCTGTTCGGCGGCCATGCCCAGGATTTTCAAGCGCTGACCACGCGAACGATGTTGTTGCAAGCCGAGTTTGAGCGCGCGTTGACCTCCGCGGGTGCGGCATATGCTGCCGCTGAGGCCGCGAATGTGGTTCCGCTGCAGTCGCTTTCGCTTGGCCGCGCAACCCTCGGAGCGGTGCTCAACTCGGCCACCAACGCCGCAGGTCTGGGTGGGGTGCTGCATTTCCCGTCTACCGTGGCCGTCGCGGGCATCGACGGAGTGACCGGCGTCGAGATCGGGTTCTCGTTCCTGCGCATCCCCATTGGCGGTTCGGTTCTCGGCATTCCGTATGGGTACGAGTGGCCCGCTCCCGCTTTCTGGTACTTCCCGACGCAGGCGGACGGAGCGGTCAGCGCCAACGGCACCGTTTATCTGCAGCACGGCCTCGGGGCGATCGGCTGGTTCTACCAGCCACTGGCCATCGAGTTGGCGGGGCAGACCAACAGCGTCGTCGTCACTCCCACGGTGCCGCCGTTTCCGTTGCCGTTCGGTCCCGGGATCTTCAGCGGGGAGTTGCACCAAGGCGTGGCCTCGATGTTCCTAGGCGATCAAACGGCACTGAACATCAGCGCGCAGGCGGCCGGTTATCAGGGCACGCTGCCCGAGCAATTCATCTTGACCGGACACTCGGCCGGCGGCGGCGTCGCAGTAACCGCGGCGGGCGATTACGTCGCGGCGATCGGCTCAAACGCCGCGGCAAACAACCTGCTCGGGGTGGTGCTGTTCGACGGGGCCGACATCAATTTCTTGCACTTCGCGGCTTCGATAACCAACCTGCAGGCGGCGGGCATCCCGCTGTATACGGTGACCGCGCCGCCCCAGCTTTTCAATGGTTTCGGCATCCCCACGAATTACTTGGTCAGCATGTACCCGGGCCAGTTCGTGGGAGTGGAGATCGTCGGCGGCTCGCATATCGATCCGATGCTGGGCGCCAAGCCCGTCATCGACTTCGTCGGTCAGCTCATTACTGGGTTCTCGCCGCCCGGCGCCACCGCAGCCATATATAGCCTGGCTACGGGTTGGATCAACGACTTCTACGCCGGGGGAGGACCGACCAACCCGATATACGGCGTCTACGGCTCCGCTGGCCAGCACATCGCCCTGGGTCCGGCAACCGGGATCGTGCTGCCCGCCCGTTAA
- a CDS encoding cytochrome P450 encodes MTTATVIFDPFSDEFFNNPYETYRRMRTEAPVYYSQEYDFYALTRHEDVAAAFKEHETYSSAYGVDLAQVRKGHVTEHGSIIAMDPPAHRRMRGLLNKVFTPRAIQALRPLVTESVDKFLAAVDPDGFDFVQDFSALFPVDVMTTLQGVPEQDRQQIRLWIDDLLHRDAGEVEMSEAGLKSAVDMAIYYYRLTKRRRENLGDDLLSRLIQAEIERDDGEMTPLSNIEITEFATLLGGAGAETVTKLLGNAAVVFARNPDQWQKLLDDRAKIPLAVEELLRYEAPAQYNVRRSTREVTLHGVTIPAGKPVFLVGGSANRDERAWTDPDVFDIERDRTQAQNLGLGYGIHSCLGAALARLESSIALDRMLDFMPRYEVDWAGCRRVNMQNVAGWSNVPVRVLP; translated from the coding sequence ATGACCACTGCCACAGTGATTTTCGACCCCTTCTCCGACGAGTTCTTCAACAATCCGTACGAGACTTACCGGCGCATGCGGACGGAAGCTCCCGTCTATTACAGCCAGGAGTACGACTTCTACGCATTGACCCGCCACGAGGATGTGGCTGCGGCGTTCAAGGAACACGAGACTTACTCGTCGGCCTATGGGGTGGATCTCGCTCAGGTGCGCAAAGGCCATGTCACCGAGCACGGGTCGATCATCGCCATGGATCCGCCCGCACATCGTCGCATGCGCGGATTGTTGAACAAGGTGTTCACCCCGCGCGCCATCCAGGCGTTGCGTCCGCTGGTGACGGAATCAGTCGACAAGTTCCTCGCTGCTGTCGATCCGGACGGCTTCGACTTCGTCCAGGACTTCTCGGCGCTTTTCCCCGTCGATGTGATGACCACCCTGCAGGGGGTGCCGGAGCAGGACCGCCAGCAGATCCGGTTGTGGATCGACGACCTACTGCACCGCGACGCCGGCGAGGTCGAGATGAGCGAGGCCGGCCTGAAGTCCGCCGTCGACATGGCCATCTACTATTACCGCCTCACCAAGCGGCGCCGCGAGAACTTGGGTGACGACTTGTTGAGCAGGCTCATCCAGGCCGAGATCGAGCGCGACGACGGCGAGATGACACCGCTCAGCAACATCGAAATTACCGAGTTCGCAACGTTGTTGGGCGGCGCGGGTGCAGAGACCGTCACCAAGCTGCTCGGAAACGCCGCAGTGGTGTTCGCCAGGAACCCCGACCAGTGGCAGAAGCTGCTGGACGACCGCGCCAAGATCCCGCTGGCCGTGGAGGAACTGTTACGTTACGAGGCGCCCGCGCAGTACAACGTGCGGCGCTCGACCCGTGAAGTCACGCTGCACGGTGTGACGATCCCGGCGGGCAAACCCGTGTTCTTGGTTGGGGGTTCGGCCAACCGGGATGAACGGGCGTGGACCGACCCGGACGTGTTCGACATCGAACGCGACCGCACCCAAGCGCAGAATCTCGGTCTTGGCTACGGCATCCACAGTTGTTTGGGAGCGGCGCTGGCGCGCCTGGAGAGCTCCATCGCACTGGACAGGATGCTCGATTTCATGCCCCGCTACGAGGTCGATTGGGCCGGCTGCAGACGAGTCAACATGCAGAACGTAGCGGGTTGGAGCAACGTGCCGGTCCGGGTACTGCCCTAG